TTAAGTAGACATTTTCCTGCACAGCTACTTCTTGAGCTGgctctcgcctgcgccttctgTCGAACTGAAGAGCGCGACGATGGGTGAcgatggagaaagaaaacagcgCTCCCTCGAGATGAATGTAACTCTACGGCTCCAGCGGTCGCGGCGCGGCGCTCCACAGACACCGCGAGACCTCACTGCTTTATCCTCGTTTCGAGCTCGAGCCGCAATTGACAGCTGGACTCCTCAAGTCGAATGGCGACGCGACAGGCCCCAGGATAACGTCTCCAGCTCCAGTTGAAGCGGGAGATGAGAAAGTGACAGACCAAGAGAACCTGTTCgcaggagcagagagagtgtgagggagaagcgcagagagCACCAGGTAGCATGAAAAGATGTTCTCGTTCGAGAGAAAATCCGATTTGCCTCTTCGGCGCGCTCGTCCGcctggaaaaggaaagcgcTCTTCGCCCTGCctcctcgttcgtctcttcctcgcgtcggAGCCTCCACCGTACTCTCTGTGAATCTGTTGTCttgcggagagaagaaggcgagagaggactAAAAGGAAAGAGTCAGAGAGCCTGTGTTGACCTtgacgagagaaggcgctCCAGTCGAATGcattctctgttctctctgctctcttgctccgcgcttccttctcgctgtgtttcttcctctatcGTACTCTGTCCCCGCTTTCTTTGCGCAGTCTCGCAACATCGCGGAACTTCGTCAGTGGTCTGGAGCTTTCATCTGAGGCCGcagcgcagaagaaagaacgttggagagaagcgacggtgCCAACGatgagggaggagagaacagagaaaggagaagggagcacggaaggaggaagcaagggaagaagagagaaaaaagaaagaactgctacaagaaggcgagacgccTAGATCgtccagagaaacgagacagccGCAGAGGGTCGAGTGTGCGTTGTGCCGAGAGGgtcaagacagagacacgaagggggaaggagaggaagaaagagggggaaaggaagagaaaagaagagagagaagaaagaagaggcaaagaaacgggcagaagaaagaggaagagaagacggtgtttgagaagaaaaaagctagaaaagagaagacgtccaagacgaagaagacacgagcgtcgactgtgcatgcgttgccgCGCGCCTCAGGTGGCGCGGAGGTCTTGTCGTTCAGGTGAAAAACTgattcttctcctcgtttttttccgctCCACGgattgtcttctcttccctgttATTCCTCTCAACTCTTTGCTGGTGGAAAGGAACAAAGGAGGGCAAGAAAGCGCGTCTGCGCTGCGTGTGCATCTAACTGGACTTCCTCCCGCCTCGGACggtgaaagagaagaagagagcggagcAGGCGGCGGACAAAATAGAGGAAACTAGGGGAGAAATTAGAGAATGAATTGCCGAATaaacagggaagaaagcgagaagaaacacatgGACGAAACCAGCACAGAGGAGGGAAAAAGTTCCAGGGATCGGTACGTTAAGATCCCCTCAGCTTGCTCTCGCGGTCTTCCTGGGGCTTGTgcaacgcgagaaaaaggtcAGTTTCTCTCGATTTTACGTGGAAACGCTGGACGAGAACGGAGATGCTGGCCACTGCTCTTGGTCCTacgaagaacaggagaagcacactaaacaagagagacagagagagtgtGACAAAAAGAAGGACATCAAACGCCAGAGGCAAACATTCGTGTAGAGGCGGAAGGAGGTGCATTGGAAGAGATACACCgatgaagagcgagacaTAGAGACTGAGAGAACCACAAGGAGATACAGTGAAGGAGAGATACAAACCATGAGAGAAATAAAAGCGAGACGAAATACCTCGAGCAGGACCCAGCCGCTCACATCGCAGATAAATCTCGTGGTAGAACAAGTCTCAGAAAAGGGGAACCGCATGCCCATAAAACTGGATATGTCCATGTGGAGTTGTGCAGATGCGATTGTCGAGGGACAGATGGACTGGTATGTCTGTGTAGAGATGTATGTTTCACTCCCAGGTCTGGTCATCTCTCTTGGTGAATGTCGTTAGTGTCTAGCGCCTTCTCCGGGGAACTCTTCTGTCCTCCTCTGAGCATGCGCATCTCTTCCGGCGATGCCCGTGAGTccaactgtctctctctcaagCTACGCGTCACACCGTTTTCGGATTCTACAAGGTACCTCTCTCTGTAAACATACaagatgtctctctctcctttcttgggCATCTCGCCGTCCTCTCAGCCAAGCAGTTCTCCGTCGCTCCCTTGCTCCCAGAGTTTCACAACTTCTCGCGACCTTCCAGCTGTTGTCAAACCTGAATCTCCGCCACGCTCACTGATTCCTCCCCACTCCTGCGAACCGGAAACTTCTCAGTCTCCATTTCCTCTACCGAAACTTGCAGCTTTATCTCTCTGGAGCTTCCATCATCTCTACATTTTACATAAAAATACGGTTGGATGTCTCTCCTTCAAACCCCGTGCAAGCATACATATATGGTGTgaatgtgtatatatatacatatatgtatatgtatatgattGAATGTCTTTTCTCTAAACGCCTTGCGGGCATGCAAATATAACgaatgcatatgcatatatatatatacatatatatatatatatatacatctatatacatatatatatatatatatatatgtgtgcatgtttCTCTGTCCGACGCCTTCGCCGCTTCTTTTGCTTGGAGTCTGCCTGGTCTCCGTACCTGCTGTGTTGCGGTGCCTCCACTTTGTTCAGTGCTTCTTTTGTTATCTCTGTGTGTCActgctcctttctctgtcctgcTTTCTCCTGCAACGCATCTACAACTTTTCTCAGGCGTCGGCGTCCGTTTCAGGTTATCGAGAACGCGACTGTGCAGGCTGGCACATTCGGGAGAAGGTTGTACTTTCAGTGTCTCGCTTGCATGTCGCGcgtggagagaacgaagagcgagaacggaAAGGAAACCGcgacgagacaggagagaaagcgttCCAGCAGTGGCAGAGCGAAAGCGAAACGGAGGGAGCTTTGAGAGTTTCTGCCGAGAAacggcgaggaaaaagaacaagagagagaggcaaaaacagagaggactCCACAGGGAGGGAGGGCGGAGAAGGACGGCGCTACGCAGACAGAATCGGTGACAAGAGCAGAGTGtctccctttgtctcctcaACTTGTACGCAAGCGACGCTGCCGCAGCACGGTAGGCGACAGACGTTCAAACGTTGTCTGTGCGAGACGGCGCTCCGTAGACAAGAACTGGGGTACAGAACCTTACCACGTACATCTGCGTAGGCGAGCGGTCATggttgttctctcttctcgagagAGCGGCAAACGCAGGCTGTTCCTTGAAAAACAGTAGGCGAAAAGTCAACGCCGCGCAGGTGCCGCGAGCGCTAGAGAGGAGCCGCGAgtccgaggaagaacagagaaaacgagaacggTGAGGCCGTCGAGAGTGCAGGAGCCAGAGAGGCTCTCTCCGACGACAGGCGACGCACACAGGCGAAAGGAGACCCCCCGCCCTTGGAAAAAGCTACAGCCTGTCTCgaggtgcagagagacttcgcgactctttgtttctttgaaaagagaagagctcCAAACCGGCGGTCAGAGGAAGAGTTTCCAGAAAATCAAGATCGCGAAAAAGAGGCACATCATCACGAGAGGTGCATACTGCTGCAGCATTGCCCGGAAACTCAGCGCCTTCGCGAGGCCCTTGAACTGCaacggaaaagaaggaaatgcaCAGAACGCGAGTTGCAAACGAGGGCAGGAAACGGACTTGGAACTCCACAACAACGCGCGAAAGCTGGAGTACGTACAGCCACGAGCAAGCAAAAATTTCCCCAAAGACATGCaaaagtgcatgcaacgTTTTCTCGACTGCCCTCCCCAGCCCAGCTCCGCAGAGGACGACGCGGCGGCAAATCGAAGGAGGCGCGACAGAGCGTCGAGATGGACGGCCAGACCCCAGGAGAACGCTCGAGACGGTGAATCGCTACAGGAAGATGTaggaaaagaggagcagCTCTACAAAGCGAGAGCCGACACCCAGGAGTGAAGACAGAGCTGCGTCGCAGGGAACCGGGCAAAGAGAAGACTCCAGTTGTCGAGCCAACTCGTGAAGGAAAAaaccacagagacagacaccgaGTCGAGAATCGTGGCGCCGAACACACGGCCGAACGCAGCTAAAACGGTGGCTCCCCTCCTCGACTGGCGAGGGAAGACATAGATCCtagagagcagaagaaagaaagagcgaTACAGAGATATTTCGCGACAAGAGAGAGTCTCGGGCGCCTGAGACGTTCCACTCTGGAGCTTGCTGTCTCTAATgggagaggcgaaacgcagaggcaACGGACAGCGAAGCGTGAAGCACCgaccctcttctccccggacgtttccccttcctccGTTTGCCCCgattctcttttctctgcacgaTTGAGCGCTCTCCCGCGCAAGAAAAAATGTCTCACCTTCGCTGAAGCATCCTTCAGGTCTCCAGCCTTCTTCCCCACATCtgcgaaaagggagacagaagcagagaagtgAACGCGAGAGTAAAAAGAGCgaacaggaaaaacgacagagaggacgctCCGCAGGACTTTTTAGCAAAGGAGACATCGAGGAAAGCGTTACCTTCAAGATTCTCGCCGCGCTGAAGAATGTCTTCGATGTTCCGCCTCATGATGCCTGTCACTTCCGTCAGAGACTCGTTCAGCTTGTTCAGTGCGCGGCTGGAGTCAGGGTCGCGGTAgtcctgtttctttctctggatGACTCGGTCTGACagaacgaacagagagaacgaagagccGCGATCGACAGGAGGCAAACACAGgccaggcagagagacagggaagaaaggggaTGCGCGCGTTCAGACGCATTCGTCTCGGCTCCAAGGAAGGCCTTTCTGgctcccctctctccgcaGACAAAGACGCGCGGGTGCATTCAAGAAGAGCACAGGCGACTACCAAGTGAAGATCCGGATGCGTGCACAGCTTGTTAACAACTGTTGGTTttgaggggagaagagaccttagaggaggcgaaaggaaGTCGCCAGGATAGGACGGAaatcgaggagagacaggcgaagaaagcgagaagaaggacgacgcAACGCCTGAGGAAGCTGTTGGGTCTGTCGCCCTCTGCCTCCGCAAGACAGATCAGATCTACGTacagtgtctcttctctgctgattgccgaaaagaaaaacgaacttttcctgctttctcttctacTCCAAACGGGATGATGCCACGGTCCTGAGGCCGCATGCCACCCCgcggaaaggaaaacgaactTTTCTTTGAACCAAGAGAGCAAAAGCATCGCGGAGAGAATCTCGTCGCCTccatctcctcttcttcctcctcgcctgtcAGGATTTTTTCCTGTGCACACCGCGGCGCGCGGCCGCTGACTTTCCAGCGAAGCATCTCCTTTTTGTATGCATGaacttccttctcgccgttttTCCCTTATCTAAAGCGTGAACGAtcttctcttcatcttctgcgCTACGACGCGCAACGCGTCTTCGCGCCTTGGCATTGGACTCCTTGTCTTGTTGGGCGGATCCACGAGCCACCGTGCGTTTCACCGCCTGCACCTCCCTTCCGCCGTTCGTCCAGCTTCTTCGTCCTGGGAAGAGGCACCCACTTCGCATTTGCGTTTTGCTCACCGAATTTGACGAAGTAGTACGGCTTCTCGATCGTCTCGATGATAGAGCGATagtcgactgcatgcgtcccgAACGAcgtctgcagctcttcttGAAACGCGCGCTGAATGTCTtccagaaacgaaaaagcgagTTTCTTCGGATAGGAGCCGCCGCAAACCGTCATGAACGCAACTCCATCCGCAATCAGGTAGCTGGGGAAGCAAGACCCGCACAGCGCATACGCcagtctcccgcctctctgtgcGCTGCCGCAACTCTCACCCCTGTGAGTCTTTCGAACATCCAGACGGCTCGCCACCCATGCCCCTGTCCAAAAATCCACCGACCCACAGGCATCTACGCCTACCCCACAAAGGCAGACGCATATACGGTACAAACaccgagacacagacatatacatatacatacatatacatatatatatatataagcgTTTACAGAGAGAACGATGTTGATGGACGGATtcagcgagacgcagaagtgGACAAGCGAGTTTCGCGCAGAGAAtcgtgtatgcatgtatgtatatagataaatagatatagatagatatagatagatatagatatagatagacatagatagatagacataGATAGGTATcgatagatatagatagataggtaTCGATAGATAGATACGCATATATGTTGGAATCGTGTGGGTATGGGTCTTTCGACTTTCTTACTGGTATTTGTAAGAGCCGGCATCGATGGAGCATCGAAGTGGGCCGTGACCAATGCGTTTCAGAACTTGTTTGGCCTGTTGCttgagcgcatgcagttgggGATTCGCCGTGGCGTCGTCCCAGGACTCCGCGAGGAGCAGGCCGTCAGACGCCCGGCTCACGAAAGTGATGTCGCACAtatggagagaggcgaaggagagccAGCGCAGCGCCGCTGTTCAGGCTGTCGAGAGGGTGGCGACAGAGCGACTGGGGGAAAGTTCCCGAGCCTCAGGAGCCGAACCTGTCTACAGGGAGACTGAACGTCACGGCTGtccaagaaagaaaaagtggaaCATCGAGACGTGTAGAGGCGTCTGCTGCTCCCCAGCATCCGAGTCGACGGGACAACTTGCGAGACAGACGCTGTCGCTGCTCGCTTCTCAACGGGCATACGAAAAATGAGAGAGCCgcgaagcagctgaagaacGGGCGTCTCGGTAGCCTGAGCGAAAAGTTTCGgtaaaaaggaagaaaaacaaaggcaCAGGTGAGGCCTGCCGCTCGGGTCGTTCGTTTTAActgaaaaaaagggaaacaACAGGACAGAAGAGATTCCCCGTGCACCTCGACCGTCGCTTCGCTGTTCTCGACCAACAGGTTGTCACGCACACAAGGTACACACACTGAAGAGTCTCGGGAGAACGGGTGGGGAAAAAACCGCCGCGGTGTGCCTCGAGAGCAAGTAACTCGCTTTTCCCTGAGGCAGGAAAAACGCTCCCtggaaaagacacagaaaaagatcAGACCTCCTGAGGAGCGCTGCTGGCGAGACAACGAACGAAAGTGGTACGCTGAGTTGCGTGCACGAAACGTCGAGTTTTCAgtcggcgaagaagcgaaaagcacGTGAAGCGTCATGCAGAAAAGACTGCGTTCGTTTCAGAATTCGAGTCACAGTCGACGGCGTGTTTTTCTCAACAACCTGTAGtgtggaagaagcgaaaacggaCGGAAGTGGAATGCGAAATCGACGCCATGCATGCGGTAGCGGTAAAGGCAAGCCGACGATCCTGAGAAACTGATCCATGGAAAAAACGGACTCGGGCTTCTCCACGTACAGAGAAAACACTTTTTCCCTATGCCTTTACCATGTTCGTCTAGCTGTTATAGACTTAAACTCTAACTCTTCATTGTCCGTGACACTCTGAAGCCCTCTACACCTGTGGTCACTTCAAGTTCCAATCGACAGAGTTGACGGTTGCAGCGTCTGACTCATCCAGAGTTTTATGTTAGACTGCCTTGTGCAGCTTCCCGTAATTTACTTCCCAGGTAGCCGCCACAGTTGTGGTGGGACAAAGAAGCGTGCACTGAAAATGTGGTTGTTATCTCTTGAGTCCACACGACGCTAACTTACATGCCGGGACCTACAGGTCGAGAAGTGCTTGAATTCGTGGGCAAGCATGAATATTTGCTTCTTTCCACGGGCATTTTGATATGATCACCTCAAAGGCTTTACTACGTCATGTGCCGATTCTTCTTTCTAGACCTCAGTGCGATTTCTGCAGCTCCCTTTCCAGTTCAACTCCTGAGGTACGTGAGTGTGAAGATCGCTTAGTTCTGAGGTAGCACGTATCGCGGTTGCGAGGATGTTAGTCCGGCAAGTCTGTTCTGCCACAAGGAGAGCCGTTTTAGTCGCATCAcctgttcgttttcttcgaggGTTTACTGACTTTCTGACCTCTTGACACCCAAGACGCGAGGCTGGACTCTCGGTTGCCCTCACACGGACACGCTGTGCAGTTTGTTCATGGTTCTACGTGAAAATGGTGAATGCAAACTTGTCTTCATAAAGACTCCCCAAAAGAAATCACGTTTCTGCCGCCAGTTATTGTTCCGGCGCCCTTCCTTGCTTGGAGATTCCCAGGTGATACATGTCGACACGAGTCGCATAGCCGTTATGCGAGAAAGTGGCTCCCCATCGAAGCAGTTTGCCAACTCCGTTTCACAAAGTGTATTTAGGCCTAGCGACAGCAATCATATTTCACAAAAATCATTTTTGAGAGCCTCATGCAAAAAATGAACTCAAGCACCGCGATAAGGCAAACTCTAACACAAACACCTGCTGTTGCTCAACTCTATTCCACGGTCTGTTTTAGCCGACAAAGGGCATGCGCATGCTCTCAGAGACGAAGCTACTTTGACTAATATGCCACGAGAGATTCGTTCACTTACCGAGCAACCCAGTTTGTGTTAAATTCAACTATGCTCCACTACCAAGGTGGCGAAGGCTGGCAGTCGACGGACGCACGTCGCATGCGTTTAGGCCTGCGGCCAGCGACCGGGATGTGTCTGTTGCCAGCAAAAAAACTGTGGTTAATCCAGCTCACGTATTACATCTGATTTCGCAGCGTGGTTTCCAACTGAAACTTGTTCAGAGAGAGGAATGCGCCGACGTGGAGATTAAGTGTCTGTATGTAGAAAGTATCTGAGAAGCAATCGTGGTAGGCCGTCAACGGTGTTCCGTTCAGGCAATTGGACCTGTCATCTCTGGTCATTTGATTTCGTTAGCACGATTACCACCAGGAAACTTCGCGTTGATAAGAAAAGGCGTCTATTTTCTAAGGGTTAGGGATCCGGGATCGGTCACACATCTACGGAAGAAGGCCGCGTAGGGGTGCGGTCAAAAGCATTAATCACGAGTAGAGAACACCATGCGTACGGTGCTGAAAAGCAGTGCTGCCTTACGACCAAGTTCCTACCATGGCACAGAGGTGAAAGGTCTGCTGCATCCGGTGGGGCATCGTTCCTTCCACACAGGCGAGGGATTGGCTATGCTTCTGAAAACGTCCTGAATGAGGCGGGCATTCCGTCTCACGATATCCGCGCTGTCCAGCAGCCATTCACTGCACGGGGCAACTTTCCACTGTCAGGGACAAAAACAGAGGCACGCGCTAAGATAAAACGCCTGAAGCATAGTCAAGACAACGGAACTCCTAATGGTTTTGATCTGCGCTATACGCAGATATGTACACTCGGGAAGCACCGCGATATATCACGCTGAATGAATGTGAAGACACCAGTTTGGCGTCTTTTAATGAAACTCCCACATGCTGATGTTTCTTGAAAAGTCCCACGCACTTCAGATTGGGGATCGCaacgacgaaaaaaaaagaattGGATATCTGAAGTGGCGCGCGTGAACCCAGAGGAGCCCCAATTGTTCAGCGCGTCCTGCAACCTATACTCTGGTGCCTGGTCTCAGAGAAACCGGAAGGGAAACAGCTCCCAAAGCCAATAATTGCAAGCGAAAGACCCCAGTAGCGGCTACATTACGTTTGTCGCGGCTCAAAGCGCGTGCAGCGCAGTCGCTGGCGAGCTTCGAATCAAGAAACGGACCCCCATCGGCATTCACGCATCATTGGCGGAGTGCAATATACAAATCAACAAATACCCCGTTCGCAAGCGCCTCACAGCACGTATCCGGGCTACACCGGGTCGCTGGCTGGAATTCGAAAGAGGAAGATTTACGGAGAGAGCTTCCCACCGCTCGCGATCACTGTCACCCTTAATGTTGGCTCATCTGGACCCCCTCCGCAGAGCTCTTGAAACGCGTCACAGATATGTTGAGCGAACGAAACGATAATGCAAGGTTACGCGTACGTCTCCAAAGGACCTTCAAATTATTACAGTTGCCGAAACAAGTCTGTCAGGCTCCATCCCGAGACTCAGCACCTCCATTTCTCGGCGGCAGGTAGTAACGGAGCTCGCAAGAGTCGTAGCCACTGATCGAGTTCGCGAATCGTGTCTTCTTGGGGCCGATTCGGGTCCGCACACGACGCTGGCTCGACCGACACCCGGCGGCTGGGACTGAAATCGCCCACAGAACTGCTTGTACTACAAACGCGTTCACAGTCGCCCACTGCAGGCAGGATTGTCGTGTCAAATGGAGGCGCCTCAACTCCGCCGTTGGAGCACGAGCTCGGCGCCAAGGACGAGGTCACAGTGACAGACGGTTCCACAGTAGGAGCCACAGTGGACGGCCCCGATCCCGACTGCGGCCGACCTATGTTCCACTGGAACCTGGACGGGTGCGGTGCCTGCGTCATGACTCCAGGCGACATGCTTGGTGGGGGCGTCCCCCACCCAACACACAGACAGCCCCAGAAGCCCCCACCGGACCCTGCCGGTTGGCTTGGACCTGCCGTCTCACTCGGATGTGACCGAAGCTCTTGAAGAGCCGTGACAGCTTGGCACAGTGCCTCAATGACGCGGACGGCTTCGCCGGGGTCCCGGGTCTCCTCACGCGTTGGGGGTACGGGTACATCGTCCGAAACAGCGACGTTGTCGCCTGTTCGATGACTCGTGACGCGTGTATCCCCCGTCGCTTGGGTTGAATCCGCTGCGCCAGATCGCTGGCCCACCCGGAAAGAGGCTCCCGTGCTCCCGTCTGCCGCAGTCGCGTTTCCAGTCGCAGTGCCCACGACGGCGTTGTTGGGTCGCTCAAAGTTTGAACTGGGGctcccgcgcctctctgGCCTACCACCCGAGCTAGGAGGCTTCGCCGGCCGTCGACCGAGGTCCGGCACCACCGGTGCGACGTTGTTTCgttcgcttcccttctcctGGCTAGTCGCGGTGTGTCCACTGACACGAGCTGCACGGCTTTGCGTTTGCTTGCTGCTTTGACTTTGTTTGCTGCCTGCCGCATCTCGCACTCTGCTCCTCGCTGCCGCTTGTCCCCCACCCGACGCGGACCTGACGAAGCGGCCGTCGGGGCCCCTCGGTCTTTTGCTCGGTCCACTTTCACCCGTTCTCCCGTTGCGATCTGCCGAGGTCAAAGAAGTTGAGGTGGGTCGGCGAGAACGGGAGTCCCGAGTTCGGGGGGACGGCGGCCGTGCGTCGGACTGCTCTCGCGAATTCAAAGCCACCGCGGCGGCTGCGTCCGCGCGAGTAACTGCGCGAGGTTCGCCAGGCCGAGCATCGTCGCCGGCTTTCTTCCTGTTATCCCGCTGCCCAGTCGACCGATTTCCACTGTCCCGCACgttgtcgcatgcagttctgcTGGCACCATCCGTCCGCGGAGCTGCGTCGAGAAGTTCTCCATCGTTGGGCGTGCGAGTCGCCGTGT
This Toxoplasma gondii ME49 chromosome VIII, whole genome shotgun sequence DNA region includes the following protein-coding sequences:
- a CDS encoding hypothetical protein (encoded by transcript TGME49_270060), yielding MPSGPPAPECPVLLPSKLTGPRDGAGMPRQGLSASVKSEVAIEVSANEQSVRVQCLRPACNERLSAQILQAIEHISERSLSGTVAPTPSLHRHGLEETPGRVDELINAAARSFSATRALDTTRSGAAPLRAAPSNFASLQRRSAASTRPTSEERPPVSLESSRENAEEATMNRANPRQAPGPRDQTNNTATRTPNDGELLDAAPRTDGASRTACDNVRDSGNRSTGQRDNRKKAGDDARPGEPRAVTRADAAAAVALNSREQSDARPPSPRTRDSRSRRPTSTSLTSADRNGRTGESGPSKRPRGPDGRFVRSASGGGQAAARSRVRDAAGSKQSQSSKQTQSRAARVSGHTATSQEKGSERNNVAPVVPDLGRRPAKPPSSGGRPERRGSPSSNFERPNNAVVGTATGNATAADGSTGASFRVGQRSGAADSTQATGDTRVTSHRTGDNVAVSDDVPVPPTREETRDPGEAVRVIEALCQAVTALQELRSHPSETAGPSQPAGSGGGFWGCLCVGWGTPPPSMSPGVMTQAPHPSRFQWNIGRPQSGSGPSTVAPTVEPSVTVTSSLAPSSCSNGGVEAPPFDTTILPAVGDCERVCSTSSSVGDFSPSRRVSVEPASCADPNRPQEDTIRELDQWLRLLRAPLLPAAEKWRC
- a CDS encoding synaptobrevin family protein (encoded by transcript TGME49_270070~Predicted trans-membrane domain (TMHMM2.0):201-224) translates to MCDITFVSRASDGLLLAESWDDATANPQLHALKQQAKQVLKRIGHGPLRCSIDAGSYKYHYLIADGVAFMTVCGGSYPKKLAFSFLEDIQRAFQEELQTSFGTHAVDYRSIIETIEKPYYFVKFDRVIQRKKQDYRDPDSSRALNKLNESLTEVTGIMRRNIEDILQRGENLEDVGKKAGDLKDASAKFKGLAKALSFRAMLQQYAPLVMMCLFFAILIFWKLFL
- a CDS encoding hypothetical protein (encoded by transcript TGME49_270080) — translated: MTARLRRCTCRVLDNLKRTPTPEKSCRCVAGESRTEKGAVTHRDNKRSTEQSGGTATQQDQEQWPASPFSSSVST